In a single window of the Coleofasciculus sp. FACHB-T130 genome:
- a CDS encoding ATP-binding protein, with protein MDKTKLVALLKELTLLPGETEWVEFKHNNGEPEMIGEYISALSNSAVLNNRQMSYLVWGVEDNTHKIVGTSFKPHQTRINGQELQNWLMTQLNPRIDFTIHEFKYGAKNIVIFEISRANHIPIQFKNNEYVRIGSYKQLLKKYPEKERKLWELFSHQPFEKRIALENVPEDEVLSYLNYSAYFDLTKQKLPENRLGILERFTTERFIVKKPGGCYDITNFGALLFAKDLKLFERLYRKAIRVIIYKGKGRTATQREETNYKGYAIAYEEIIKFINDYLPKNEHIGQALRQEVQMYPEIAIRELVANAMIHQDLNMSGTSPMIEIFSDRMEITSPGEPLIDPLRFIDAPPRSRNEDIASFLRRINVCEERGSGIDKVIYAVELFQLPAPEFTVVEQYTKVILFAHKEFAQMTKEDRVRACYQHSCLRYVFNEQMTNSSLQQRFGKHTSMVSRIIRQTLEDELIKPYNPENESRKHAKYVPFWA; from the coding sequence ATGGATAAAACTAAACTTGTAGCTCTTTTAAAAGAGTTAACTTTGTTGCCTGGTGAAACAGAATGGGTTGAATTTAAGCACAACAACGGAGAGCCAGAGATGATTGGAGAGTACATTTCAGCTCTCTCTAACTCTGCTGTGCTAAATAATCGGCAAATGAGCTATCTCGTTTGGGGAGTTGAGGATAATACGCATAAGATCGTGGGTACAAGTTTCAAACCTCATCAAACGCGAATCAATGGTCAAGAATTACAAAATTGGTTAATGACACAACTCAATCCACGGATTGACTTTACGATTCATGAATTTAAATATGGTGCTAAAAACATTGTAATTTTTGAAATTTCTAGAGCAAATCACATCCCTATCCAATTTAAAAATAATGAATATGTGCGGATTGGTAGTTATAAGCAGTTGTTAAAAAAGTATCCAGAAAAAGAAAGGAAGCTATGGGAGCTTTTCTCGCATCAGCCATTTGAGAAGAGAATTGCCTTGGAGAACGTACCAGAGGATGAGGTGCTATCCTATCTTAACTATTCTGCTTATTTTGACTTGACAAAGCAAAAATTGCCAGAAAACCGATTAGGAATTTTAGAACGATTTACAACGGAGAGGTTCATCGTAAAAAAACCAGGCGGTTGTTATGATATTACGAACTTTGGAGCGCTTTTGTTCGCAAAGGACTTGAAGTTGTTTGAGCGATTGTATCGTAAAGCAATTAGAGTAATTATTTACAAAGGTAAAGGTAGAACGGCAACCCAGAGAGAGGAAACTAACTACAAAGGCTATGCTATCGCCTATGAAGAAATTATCAAATTTATTAATGACTATCTGCCAAAGAATGAGCATATTGGTCAAGCTTTACGCCAAGAAGTACAGATGTATCCAGAAATAGCTATTCGAGAGCTAGTGGCTAATGCCATGATTCACCAGGATCTTAATATGAGTGGTACTAGCCCGATGATTGAAATTTTTTCCGATCGAATGGAGATTACCAGCCCAGGGGAACCTTTAATCGATCCTCTACGGTTTATAGACGCACCGCCTCGATCTCGTAATGAGGATATTGCTTCTTTTCTGCGTCGCATTAATGTTTGTGAGGAACGAGGGAGTGGTATTGATAAGGTGATTTATGCTGTAGAGCTATTTCAATTACCAGCCCCAGAATTTACTGTGGTTGAACAATACACTAAGGTGATTCTCTTCGCACACAAAGAATTTGCTCAGATGACCAAAGAGGATCGGGTTCGAGCCTGCTATCAGCACAGCTGCTTGCGATACGTGTTTAACGAGCAAATGACCAACTCCTCCTTGCAGCAGAGATTCGGAAAACACACCTCAATGGTTTCTCGAATTATTAGACAAACACTAGAGGATGAGTTGATCAAACCCTACAATCCGGAGAACGAGTCAAGGAAGCACGCCAAGTATGTGCCTTTTTGGGCATAA
- a CDS encoding RNA-guided endonuclease TnpB family protein: protein MFASFVYKLKPSPRQAATMERWLDMLRGQYNFRLKERIEAYEQVRSPILGNYCDIKSQAECCPLTCSVSKSTLYGSPWKTDKKTGAGKRRSAWEIQSADLVRLKQERPWYKEMSCVVLQQMLRQLDTAFQNFFEQGRGYPRFKPRNCFKSFTYSPGAVKFKGNAAYLPGIGWMKFFQSRSFPDGFAQRSVTVRKKADGWYISVRLQDDTVPETPLPNQVKTAVGVDLGIKKLMSLSTGETVPNPEFYRQQERRRRIRQRRASRKAKGSNKQVKAYQRLAKLEQKISNQREDYQWKSAHKLVKNFDLIVFEDLNIQGMKRRCKPKQCEATGKYLRNNQAAKSALNRAISDAAWGNLKQKVKILAEKSGVLFCEVNPRHSSQECSECGYVSPTNRDKEKFVCESCGHHADADVDAAIVILNRGLEELGIETSQLPGGTRKVTLKEPVGRQGTSLGLPGEPGNPHQFQPYQGVQLKLFEWMGA, encoded by the coding sequence GTGTTTGCTTCCTTCGTCTATAAATTGAAACCTTCGCCTCGCCAAGCGGCTACGATGGAGCGCTGGCTGGATATGCTTCGCGGGCAATATAACTTTCGATTGAAAGAAAGGATAGAAGCTTACGAGCAAGTGAGATCGCCTATCTTGGGCAATTATTGCGATATCAAATCTCAAGCGGAATGCTGCCCTCTAACTTGCTCGGTCAGTAAGTCAACTCTTTATGGAAGTCCCTGGAAAACTGACAAAAAAACTGGGGCGGGAAAGCGTCGTTCTGCTTGGGAAATTCAGTCGGCTGACCTAGTAAGGCTCAAGCAAGAACGCCCTTGGTACAAAGAAATGTCATGTGTTGTTTTGCAGCAGATGCTACGCCAGCTCGACACTGCATTCCAAAACTTCTTTGAGCAAGGTAGAGGATATCCCCGTTTTAAGCCCCGTAATTGTTTTAAGTCTTTTACCTATTCGCCCGGAGCTGTCAAGTTCAAGGGCAATGCGGCATACCTACCCGGAATCGGCTGGATGAAATTCTTCCAGTCCCGCTCTTTTCCCGATGGCTTCGCTCAACGCTCGGTGACGGTGAGAAAGAAAGCAGACGGATGGTATATCAGTGTCAGATTGCAGGACGACACCGTGCCAGAAACTCCCTTGCCGAATCAAGTCAAAACAGCGGTTGGCGTGGATCTGGGGATTAAGAAGTTGATGTCTCTCAGTACAGGTGAGACGGTTCCAAATCCTGAATTTTATCGGCAGCAGGAGCGACGACGACGCATTCGCCAGCGTCGCGCTAGCCGCAAAGCCAAAGGCTCTAACAAACAGGTCAAAGCTTATCAACGATTGGCGAAACTGGAACAAAAAATCTCAAACCAGCGAGAAGATTATCAGTGGAAAAGTGCCCATAAATTAGTTAAAAATTTCGACTTAATTGTATTTGAAGACCTCAATATTCAGGGAATGAAGCGGCGGTGCAAGCCTAAGCAATGCGAGGCAACGGGTAAATATCTCAGGAACAATCAGGCTGCTAAGTCTGCGCTCAATCGAGCGATTAGCGATGCGGCTTGGGGAAATTTAAAGCAGAAGGTCAAAATCTTGGCTGAAAAGTCGGGCGTTCTGTTTTGTGAAGTGAATCCCCGCCATTCATCGCAAGAATGCAGCGAATGCGGATACGTTAGTCCGACTAATCGGGACAAGGAAAAGTTTGTTTGTGAAAGCTGCGGTCATCATGCCGACGCTGACGTAGATGCGGCAATCGTCATTTTGAATCGCGGCTTGGAAGAATTGGGGATTGAAACATCCCAACTACCGGGAGGCACTCGGAAAGTTACGCTCAAGGAGCCTGTTGGAAGACAGGGCACATCACTGGGGTTGCCTGGTGAGCCTGGGAACCCTCATCAGTTTCAGCCGTACCAAGGGGTGCAGCTAAAGCTGTTTGAGTGGATGGGAGCTTAG